One segment of Aquimarina sp. BL5 DNA contains the following:
- a CDS encoding cob(I)yrinic acid a,c-diamide adenosyltransferase — protein sequence MKIYTRKGDKGTTGVFGGKRTYKNSARIECIGTLDEVNSTIGLLRAKLGNDHEWQPNLHRIQKDMMNIMSHLARPSDSKKENPNPEPKDGAEFCEQWLDEMEDSISSPSDYFLLPGGNEISALCHVCRTQIRRGERTLVTLMQEDPESVHDYIMSYVNRMSDLFFTMARAEMDKHGVAEEKWNLFLYKRKKKTTT from the coding sequence ATGAAAATTTACACAAGAAAAGGAGACAAAGGAACTACCGGTGTTTTCGGAGGAAAAAGAACCTATAAAAATTCCGCACGAATTGAATGTATCGGAACCTTGGATGAGGTAAATTCTACCATTGGGTTATTACGTGCTAAATTAGGGAATGATCACGAATGGCAACCTAATTTACATCGTATTCAAAAAGATATGATGAATATCATGTCGCATTTAGCACGGCCATCAGATTCTAAAAAAGAAAATCCGAATCCAGAACCTAAAGATGGCGCTGAATTTTGTGAGCAGTGGTTAGACGAAATGGAAGATAGTATCAGTTCGCCATCGGATTATTTTTTGTTGCCAGGAGGGAACGAAATCTCTGCACTTTGTCATGTGTGTAGAACACAAATACGACGTGGAGAAAGAACCTTGGTTACCTTAATGCAAGAAGATCCTGAGTCTGTTCACGATTATATTATGAGTTACGTAAATCGGATGTCTGATTTATTTTTTACCATGGCTAGAGCAGAAATGGATAAGCACGGTGTTGCAGAAGAAAAATGGAACTTGTTTTTATATAAAAGAAAGAAGAAAACAACAACATAG
- the cobW gene encoding cobalamin biosynthesis protein CobW, producing MNKIPITIVTGFLGVGKTTLVHNMLKNANGKRIAVLVNEFGEVDVDGQLIASSECGDEDCNLVQLPNGCICCTVQEEFLPSMLQLLERKEEIDHIVIETSGLSMPKPLVKAVNWPDLKPHITIDSVITVVDAVGIATGEICDRERVQAQRLADDTLDHETPIEELFLDQLSCADLVLVSKRDLVDDENFSTITKIVTEKARSNTKIVPIVKGELDNVILLGIGASAEDDVDNRHSIHEEHHKQGHHHHHNDDIKTVLLEYPETADIKGLVNDLKALVEQHEIYRIKGFVNIPNKSMRMVLQGVGARFDYYFERPWGANEARKTSLVVIGKNIELTDDNEIKSHSHHHDHEHGHSHSYSH from the coding sequence ATGAATAAAATACCAATTACCATAGTTACTGGATTTTTAGGCGTAGGAAAAACGACTTTAGTGCATAATATGTTAAAGAACGCCAACGGAAAACGCATTGCTGTTTTGGTAAATGAATTTGGAGAAGTAGATGTAGATGGACAATTGATAGCTTCATCAGAATGTGGCGACGAGGATTGCAACTTAGTACAATTACCTAACGGATGTATTTGTTGCACTGTACAAGAAGAGTTTTTACCGTCTATGCTACAACTGTTAGAACGCAAAGAAGAAATTGACCATATTGTTATAGAAACCTCTGGTTTGTCTATGCCTAAACCTTTAGTAAAGGCTGTAAATTGGCCAGATTTAAAACCTCATATTACTATAGACTCTGTAATTACTGTGGTAGATGCTGTTGGAATAGCTACAGGAGAAATTTGTGATAGAGAGCGTGTGCAAGCGCAACGTTTAGCGGATGATACGTTAGATCACGAAACACCTATTGAAGAATTGTTTTTGGACCAATTATCGTGTGCTGATTTAGTTTTGGTAAGTAAAAGAGATTTGGTGGATGATGAAAATTTTTCAACCATTACTAAAATAGTCACTGAGAAAGCAAGATCAAATACTAAAATTGTTCCTATTGTAAAAGGAGAATTAGACAATGTTATTTTATTGGGTATTGGAGCTTCTGCAGAAGATGATGTGGATAACCGTCATTCTATTCACGAAGAGCATCATAAACAGGGACATCACCACCATCATAATGATGATATAAAAACGGTTTTATTAGAATATCCCGAAACAGCAGATATTAAAGGGTTAGTTAACGATTTAAAAGCATTAGTAGAGCAACACGAAATTTATAGAATTAAAGGTTTTGTAAATATTCCTAACAAATCAATGCGTATGGTGTTACAAGGTGTAGGCGCACGTTTTGATTATTATTTCGAAAGACCGTGGGGAGCTAATGAAGCTCGTAAAACAAGTTTAGTGGTTATTGGTAAAAACATAGAACTGACTGATGATAATGAAATAAAAAGTCATTCACATCACCACGATCATGAGCACGGACATTCGCATTCATATTCTCATTAA
- the cbiD gene encoding cobalt-precorrin-5B (C(1))-methyltransferase CbiD yields MSLRKIPKGPLRDGFTTGTCATAAAKSGLKAIIHQKKNKAVNVYLPIDKILEIPIHHCEFTESTSNCSVIKDAGDDPDVTNGAEIGCMLKLTQEKGIQFIAGEGVGTVTLKGLELAIGEPAINPVPRKMIASALQKLLHDYDLECGVSVTVYVTDGKKLAKRTLNERVGIMNGISILGTTGIVKPYSASSYIASIEQGIDVAVANKVTELVINSGARSEKFLSKKFNHLPEQAFIHYGNWIGETLNKINQSPIEKVSIGIMLGKAVKLAGGVTDTHSCVSSWNKDFVVELAQKVGYEDADKIKSLNMAGRLIELFDFEQDAPFFQLLLKHCYQHTHVKIKQVTLDIYLIHKNGTFIKYNKK; encoded by the coding sequence ATGAGTTTGAGAAAAATTCCAAAAGGGCCTTTAAGAGATGGATTTACTACTGGTACTTGCGCTACTGCTGCCGCTAAATCAGGTTTAAAGGCTATTATTCATCAGAAAAAAAATAAAGCTGTTAACGTATACTTACCTATAGATAAAATACTCGAAATACCTATCCATCATTGCGAGTTTACAGAAAGCACATCCAATTGCTCAGTAATTAAAGATGCTGGAGATGATCCTGACGTTACCAATGGGGCAGAGATAGGTTGTATGCTAAAATTAACGCAGGAAAAAGGTATTCAGTTTATTGCAGGAGAAGGTGTTGGCACGGTTACGCTTAAAGGTTTAGAATTGGCTATTGGAGAGCCTGCCATTAATCCTGTTCCAAGAAAAATGATAGCTAGCGCTCTTCAAAAATTATTACACGATTACGATTTAGAGTGCGGTGTATCGGTTACTGTGTATGTTACTGATGGGAAAAAATTAGCCAAACGAACACTTAATGAGCGGGTTGGTATTATGAATGGGATTTCTATTTTAGGAACCACCGGAATTGTAAAACCCTATTCCGCTTCATCTTATATAGCAAGTATAGAGCAAGGAATTGATGTTGCAGTGGCAAATAAGGTAACAGAGTTGGTTATTAATTCTGGTGCCAGAAGCGAAAAGTTCCTGTCAAAAAAATTTAATCATTTACCAGAGCAAGCTTTTATTCATTATGGGAATTGGATAGGAGAAACTCTCAATAAAATTAATCAATCACCGATAGAAAAGGTAAGTATTGGGATTATGCTAGGCAAGGCTGTAAAACTAGCAGGTGGAGTTACCGATACGCATAGCTGTGTCTCTAGTTGGAATAAAGATTTTGTAGTAGAATTAGCGCAAAAAGTTGGTTATGAGGATGCAGATAAAATCAAATCCTTAAATATGGCTGGACGGTTGATTGAATTATTTGATTTTGAGCAAGACGCTCCTTTTTTTCAGTTGCTATTAAAACATTGTTATCAACATACGCATGTGAAAATTAAACAGGTAACACTCGATATTTACCTTATTCATAAAAACGGAACATTTATTAAATATAATAAAAAATGA
- a CDS encoding cobyrinate a,c-diamide synthase — MSRQFIIAAPSSNAGKTTVTLGLLRLLKRKDVDVQSFKVGPDYIDPKFHELASGRIGVNLDLFMMDQNEINTSLNFYGQHAEINCIEGVMGLFDGAKKDTGSTAEMAKKLQTPVLLVVDGKAVAYSVAPLIQGFVNFDKEVKIMGVVFNRVGSERHYTMLKEACEDINVKCFGYVSNLKNIEIPSRHLGLNIRDIEKFDSVIDQIATELDKTVDWKAILEASKQVAPKVSSEKKPIDNKNIKFAVAKDEAFNFIYPQHITVMQEVGEVIYFSPIHDEMLPDCDFIYLPGGYPESYLRELSSNTKMLSSIKEFAQNNGQIYAECGGMMYLGKSMISEDNEAFVMVNYFDFESSMANKKLHLGYRTTRINEVVYKGHEFHYSSLINDTETTIKAGITNARGGDTTTKIHKKNKVMASYVHHYFGTPEKLLQLINEIDNSI, encoded by the coding sequence ATGAGCAGACAATTTATTATAGCTGCTCCAAGTAGTAATGCAGGTAAAACAACTGTTACTTTAGGATTATTACGGTTGCTTAAACGAAAAGATGTTGATGTACAGTCTTTTAAAGTTGGTCCGGATTATATTGATCCAAAATTTCACGAATTGGCTAGTGGAAGAATAGGAGTCAATTTAGATCTATTTATGATGGATCAAAATGAAATTAACACTAGTTTAAATTTCTATGGCCAGCATGCTGAAATTAATTGCATAGAAGGCGTGATGGGGTTGTTTGATGGTGCTAAAAAAGATACAGGGAGCACGGCCGAAATGGCAAAGAAATTACAAACTCCTGTTTTATTAGTAGTCGATGGAAAAGCAGTTGCGTATTCTGTGGCACCGTTGATTCAAGGTTTTGTGAATTTTGATAAGGAGGTGAAAATCATGGGAGTTGTTTTTAATCGAGTAGGCTCCGAAAGACATTATACAATGCTTAAAGAAGCTTGCGAAGACATCAACGTAAAATGCTTTGGATATGTATCAAATTTGAAAAATATTGAAATTCCATCAAGACACTTAGGGTTAAACATACGCGACATTGAAAAATTTGATAGTGTTATTGATCAAATTGCTACTGAATTAGATAAAACAGTGGATTGGAAAGCTATTTTAGAAGCCTCCAAACAAGTAGCGCCAAAAGTTAGTTCAGAAAAGAAACCAATAGACAACAAGAACATAAAATTTGCAGTCGCCAAAGACGAGGCTTTTAATTTTATATATCCTCAGCATATTACAGTAATGCAAGAGGTAGGCGAAGTCATCTATTTTAGCCCTATACACGATGAGATGCTTCCTGATTGTGATTTTATCTATTTGCCTGGGGGTTATCCAGAATCTTATTTAAGAGAATTGTCTAGCAATACAAAAATGCTTTCTAGTATTAAAGAATTTGCTCAAAATAATGGTCAGATCTATGCAGAATGTGGTGGAATGATGTATTTAGGGAAATCTATGATATCTGAAGATAATGAAGCTTTTGTAATGGTGAATTATTTTGATTTTGAATCTTCTATGGCGAATAAAAAACTGCATTTAGGGTATCGTACTACTAGAATTAATGAGGTTGTTTATAAAGGACACGAATTCCATTATTCTAGTTTAATAAACGATACAGAAACAACCATAAAGGCAGGAATTACAAATGCAAGAGGTGGTGACACAACCACTAAAATTCATAAAAAAAATAAAGTAATGGCTTCTTATGTACATCATTATTTTGGTACACCAGAAAAACTGTTACAACTGATTAACGAAATAGATAACAGCATATGA
- the cobN gene encoding cobaltochelatase subunit CobN produces MHLISTIPGGWNPNDEGVFYIDQSPGDIVFLSSADSDLFMMNNAYKLIHNAVENTSSFRFANLSYFKQELTIDTYIDEVISSAKIVVLKLLGGKAYYNYLCKAVTECCEENDIQLLFLPGDNKPDLELMQSSNIPLKDVDLIWKYIQAGGIENCQAALQLISNRITDATVIPNAIKTIPDLFLYHPVAGIYNTQTSPATKKQAIIFGYRSYYLSNNLAPIHAIIDALAAQGIDAVVVMAAGYREQDIEKQIFSLLQFHQITKPKIIINTTGFSVQGFHDTTQSLFDAFNVPVIQAIMGSCNRESWLEGNFGLPPTDIAMNIALPEVDGKIISKVISFKESKEKDTLTDSEIVSYVPNVEGCQFVAEMAKAWVNLRRKTNAEKRIALVLPNYPNNNSRLANGVGLDTPQSTLQILAQLALENYVLAPDFPKTTKELIDKLTNSVTNSLETINTLNERHAIKLEEAVFYQYYNQLSKTLRDTIEAQWGNPNESPNYQKGYFLIPGFISENVLVSIQPSRGYNLDLQASYHSPDLPPPPAYLAYYIWLQHYFKADALVHIGKHGNLEWLPGKSVALSKETCFPAAILGAIPHFYPFIINDPGEGTQAKRRNQAIILDHLIPPMTRAENYGDLLKLELLIDEFYESALVDKRRASLIKNKIETLVNETHLKSDLNQDGKDIDALLEVIDGYLCELKESQIRGGLHILGMLPRQEKLVDLIVALHRLSQGNLKGITQCLAEDLQLNFDPIDVSYADRFEKEIFGILCRTYGQAVELLENKAKNLVSQLVSNNQNENIGEYTQEILAYIKQYTLPVLHKTRNEITHLIKGLNGQYIPAGGSGAPTRGRLDILPTGRNFYSVDVRTVPSEAAYQLGTKSAQNIIDRYLQENGEYPTSIGLSVWGTSTMRTSGDDIAQALALIGVKPVWQGSNRRVKDFIVLSTLELKRPRVDIMLRISGFFRDAFPDLISLFNSAVEKVASLDETDEQNPIKKRFNEEKQQWREEGLDKKQANERALYRVFGSKPGAYGAGLQGLIEGKNWTTSDDLAQAYINWSGYAYYGKNNSGKSAHETFKKRLSNIEVVMQNQDNREHDILDSDDYYQFQGGMTAAVNTVKGSQPETYFGDHSRPENPKVKSLKEELLKVFRSRVVNPKWMQGMQEHGYKGAFEMAATMDYLFAYDATTNLITDFMYEQITDAYLFDEQNKSFISAHNPWALKDMSERMLEAIQRGMWENPSEETVDQLKEIYKNSDAIIE; encoded by the coding sequence GTGCATTTAATATCTACAATACCAGGCGGCTGGAACCCTAATGATGAAGGTGTGTTCTATATAGATCAATCTCCAGGAGACATTGTTTTTTTGTCTTCGGCAGATTCTGATTTATTTATGATGAATAATGCTTATAAATTAATTCATAACGCAGTAGAAAATACATCTTCTTTTCGGTTTGCAAATCTTAGTTATTTCAAGCAAGAATTAACGATAGACACCTATATTGATGAGGTTATTTCATCAGCAAAAATAGTGGTGTTAAAATTGTTAGGAGGAAAAGCCTATTATAATTATTTGTGTAAAGCGGTTACCGAATGTTGCGAAGAAAACGATATTCAATTATTGTTTTTACCTGGTGATAATAAACCGGATTTAGAATTGATGCAATCTTCTAATATTCCGTTAAAAGATGTAGATTTAATCTGGAAGTACATACAAGCTGGTGGTATTGAAAATTGCCAAGCTGCTTTACAATTAATTAGCAATAGAATTACAGATGCAACAGTAATACCTAATGCTATTAAAACCATTCCTGATTTATTTTTATATCACCCTGTAGCAGGAATTTACAATACACAAACATCACCAGCAACAAAAAAGCAAGCCATTATTTTTGGGTATCGCAGTTATTATCTATCCAATAATTTAGCACCTATTCATGCGATCATTGATGCCTTAGCTGCACAAGGAATCGATGCTGTTGTTGTAATGGCAGCAGGATATCGTGAACAAGATATCGAAAAACAAATTTTTAGTTTGTTGCAATTTCATCAAATAACAAAACCTAAAATCATTATTAATACCACAGGTTTTAGTGTGCAAGGTTTTCATGATACCACACAAAGTTTGTTTGATGCGTTTAACGTACCCGTTATTCAAGCTATTATGGGAAGCTGTAATCGAGAAAGTTGGCTCGAAGGAAATTTTGGGCTGCCACCTACCGATATCGCAATGAATATAGCTTTGCCAGAAGTGGATGGTAAAATTATATCGAAAGTCATTTCGTTTAAAGAATCCAAAGAAAAGGATACACTTACAGATTCTGAAATAGTTTCTTATGTGCCTAATGTAGAGGGTTGCCAGTTTGTTGCTGAAATGGCCAAAGCTTGGGTAAACTTGCGTCGAAAAACAAATGCAGAGAAAAGAATTGCATTAGTTTTGCCTAATTATCCTAATAATAATAGTCGTTTGGCTAATGGTGTGGGGTTAGATACTCCACAAAGCACCTTGCAAATTTTAGCGCAATTGGCTCTTGAAAACTATGTATTAGCACCTGATTTTCCTAAAACAACCAAAGAGTTAATAGATAAATTAACTAACTCGGTTACGAATAGTTTAGAGACGATTAATACGTTAAATGAGCGCCATGCTATAAAATTAGAAGAAGCTGTTTTTTATCAATATTATAATCAACTATCAAAAACACTTCGAGATACCATAGAAGCACAATGGGGAAATCCAAATGAGTCTCCTAATTATCAAAAAGGATATTTTTTAATTCCAGGATTTATTTCTGAAAACGTATTGGTAAGTATTCAACCAAGTAGGGGTTATAATTTAGACTTACAGGCAAGTTATCATTCACCAGATTTGCCACCACCACCGGCATATTTAGCTTATTATATTTGGTTACAACATTATTTTAAAGCCGATGCTTTAGTGCATATTGGTAAACATGGAAACTTAGAATGGTTACCCGGAAAAAGTGTAGCATTAAGTAAAGAAACTTGTTTTCCTGCTGCTATTCTAGGAGCGATTCCTCACTTTTATCCTTTTATTATTAATGATCCTGGAGAAGGAACGCAGGCAAAAAGAAGAAATCAAGCGATTATATTGGATCATTTGATACCGCCAATGACACGCGCAGAGAATTATGGTGACTTACTAAAATTAGAACTTTTAATTGATGAGTTTTATGAATCTGCTTTAGTAGATAAAAGGAGAGCCTCATTAATTAAAAATAAAATAGAAACACTAGTTAATGAAACCCATCTTAAAAGTGATTTAAATCAAGATGGAAAAGACATCGATGCTTTATTAGAGGTTATTGATGGATATTTATGTGAACTGAAGGAATCTCAAATTAGAGGAGGATTGCATATTTTAGGAATGTTACCTAGACAAGAAAAATTAGTGGATTTAATTGTTGCTTTACATCGATTGTCACAAGGTAATTTAAAAGGAATAACACAATGTTTAGCTGAGGATTTACAACTGAATTTTGATCCGATAGATGTTTCTTATGCGGATCGTTTTGAAAAAGAAATTTTCGGTATTTTATGTCGTACATATGGTCAAGCAGTTGAGCTTCTGGAGAACAAAGCTAAAAACCTTGTCAGTCAATTGGTAAGTAATAATCAAAACGAAAACATAGGTGAATATACACAAGAAATATTAGCCTATATAAAACAATATACATTGCCTGTTTTACACAAAACAAGAAATGAAATTACACATTTAATTAAAGGATTAAACGGGCAATACATTCCTGCTGGTGGATCTGGTGCTCCAACAAGGGGGCGGTTAGATATTTTACCTACCGGACGGAACTTTTATTCTGTAGATGTACGTACTGTCCCTTCAGAAGCTGCATATCAATTAGGAACAAAGAGTGCTCAGAATATAATTGACCGCTATTTACAAGAGAATGGTGAATACCCAACTTCTATAGGTTTATCAGTTTGGGGAACTTCTACAATGCGCACCAGTGGTGATGATATTGCACAGGCTTTGGCTTTAATAGGAGTAAAACCCGTTTGGCAAGGAAGCAACAGAAGAGTTAAAGATTTTATAGTACTTTCTACCTTAGAATTGAAAAGACCTAGAGTAGATATAATGTTACGTATTTCTGGTTTTTTTAGGGATGCGTTTCCTGATTTAATTTCCTTATTTAATTCCGCTGTTGAAAAAGTAGCTTCTTTAGATGAAACTGATGAACAAAACCCTATAAAAAAACGTTTTAATGAAGAAAAACAACAATGGCGAGAAGAAGGACTAGATAAAAAGCAGGCTAATGAAAGAGCTTTGTATCGTGTGTTCGGATCGAAACCGGGAGCATATGGAGCTGGACTACAAGGGTTAATTGAAGGGAAAAACTGGACAACTTCAGATGATTTAGCGCAAGCATACATCAATTGGAGTGGTTATGCGTATTACGGAAAAAATAATAGTGGAAAATCTGCACACGAAACCTTTAAAAAACGATTGTCGAATATAGAAGTCGTGATGCAAAATCAAGATAATAGAGAACACGATATATTAGACTCTGATGATTATTACCAATTTCAAGGAGGAATGACAGCTGCGGTGAATACCGTAAAAGGAAGTCAGCCAGAAACTTATTTTGGAGACCATTCAAGACCTGAAAACCCGAAGGTAAAATCATTAAAAGAAGAGTTGCTAAAAGTATTTCGCTCAAGAGTCGTAAATCCTAAATGGATGCAAGGTATGCAAGAACATGGTTACAAAGGTGCTTTCGAAATGGCAGCTACTATGGACTACCTTTTTGCTTATGATGCTACTACTAATTTAATAACCGATTTTATGTATGAGCAAATTACGGATGCTTATTTGTTTGATGAGCAAAACAAATCTTTTATATCAGCACATAATCCTTGGGCATTAAAAGATATGTCGGAACGTATGTTAGAGGCCATTCAAAGAGGTATGTGGGAGAATCCTTCAGAAGAAACTGTAGATCAATTAAAAGAGATTTATAAAAATTCGGATGCTATCATAGAATGA
- a CDS encoding AAA family ATPase: MIQDEKQINFPFSAIVGQDDFKLALILNLVDPLIGGVLAIGDKGTGKTTLIRSLTNLMSTEQSFPFINLPIGVSEDRLIGNIDLEQLINAKKEVVNLGLMAQAHQGVLYVDEVNLLQDYLTDILLDAAASGSYYVEREGMSRYFKSQFCLVGSMNPEEGNVRPQLKDRFGLSVHITTPRELAVRQKIIKQRFEFDDNPVEFVANYKNKDEDIAMQIERAKKNLKSIKINDSIIEYCSALAVQHQVEGLRADILLLKTARAYASYWNQSEVTTEDVDKIADFVLNHRSSNQHQNQKQPNQNENEQSKESPSNETLSKEEKTHILSPLNEFRKPKDIATNTIDNGANSIQNNQGNVTAIDTKKTISQYIATDKFELKTKRKSNLLKKHHIFLIDSSGSMMKDEIIAYAKGIVHKIAEQSKKQHTQFSIVSLFDGEAQHILNQTGILKEIETALIDLKTGGKTNLIAGFKKIKGICSDIAFHHHLHIITDGKLNAEHTLEDIVLAFQTYCKGIHINQIIDAEKGMVKIGVAQEFAKRIQANYEILMRTTVSESPKYTKG; encoded by the coding sequence ATGATACAAGACGAAAAACAAATCAATTTTCCGTTTTCAGCGATTGTTGGTCAAGATGATTTTAAGCTAGCACTTATATTAAATTTGGTTGATCCTCTTATTGGAGGAGTATTAGCTATTGGTGATAAAGGAACCGGAAAAACCACGCTCATTAGATCGCTAACAAATCTAATGAGTACTGAACAATCTTTTCCCTTTATTAATTTACCTATTGGTGTTTCTGAAGACAGACTTATCGGAAATATCGATTTAGAACAATTGATTAATGCTAAGAAAGAAGTTGTTAACTTAGGTTTAATGGCACAAGCACACCAAGGTGTTTTGTATGTAGATGAGGTGAACTTACTACAAGATTACCTTACAGACATTTTATTAGATGCAGCTGCTTCAGGTAGTTATTATGTAGAGCGCGAAGGCATGTCTCGTTATTTTAAAAGTCAATTTTGTTTAGTTGGTTCTATGAATCCTGAAGAAGGAAATGTAAGACCACAGCTTAAAGATCGTTTTGGATTAAGCGTACATATTACAACTCCTAGAGAGCTGGCAGTGCGTCAAAAAATTATCAAACAACGTTTTGAGTTTGATGATAACCCTGTAGAGTTTGTCGCTAATTATAAAAATAAAGATGAAGATATAGCGATGCAAATAGAAAGGGCTAAAAAGAATTTAAAATCCATAAAAATAAATGATTCAATTATAGAATATTGTAGTGCATTGGCTGTTCAGCATCAAGTAGAAGGTTTACGTGCAGATATTTTATTACTGAAAACTGCAAGAGCTTATGCTTCTTATTGGAATCAATCAGAAGTTACTACAGAAGACGTAGATAAAATTGCCGATTTTGTATTGAACCATAGAAGTTCGAATCAGCATCAGAACCAGAAACAACCGAATCAAAACGAAAACGAGCAATCAAAAGAATCCCCTTCAAATGAAACGCTTTCTAAAGAAGAAAAAACACATATTCTAAGTCCATTAAACGAATTTAGAAAACCAAAAGACATAGCTACGAATACAATTGATAACGGTGCAAATTCAATTCAAAATAATCAAGGAAATGTTACTGCTATCGATACAAAAAAGACGATAAGTCAATATATAGCGACAGATAAATTTGAATTAAAAACAAAAAGGAAAAGTAATCTTTTGAAGAAGCATCATATCTTTTTGATAGATTCTAGTGGCTCTATGATGAAAGATGAAATTATAGCATATGCTAAAGGTATCGTACATAAAATAGCTGAACAGTCGAAAAAACAACATACGCAATTCTCTATTGTTTCTTTATTTGATGGAGAAGCACAACATATTTTAAATCAAACAGGAATTTTAAAAGAAATTGAAACGGCATTAATAGATCTTAAAACTGGAGGTAAGACCAATTTAATAGCTGGTTTTAAAAAAATAAAAGGAATTTGTTCAGATATAGCATTTCATCATCACCTTCATATTATTACAGATGGGAAATTAAATGCGGAACATACTTTAGAAGATATAGTACTTGCTTTTCAGACGTATTGCAAAGGAATACATATCAATCAAATAATTGATGCAGAAAAAGGAATGGTAAAAATTGGAGTTGCTCAAGAATTTGCGAAGCGTATTCAAGCTAATTATGAAATTTTAATGAGGACAACAGTTTCTGAAAGCCCAAAATATACCAAAGGATGA
- a CDS encoding type III pantothenate kinase, translating to MNLVIDVGNTSIKIGVFLETSMIHKETLKSENFNNVIQKVRNGYPLIKRSILSSVSNIKEEDVILLKSLFDVSVLDHTLMMPFKNLYATPTTLGVDRLALVAASVHQFPAKDALIIDAGTCITYDFKNKKEEYLGGAIAPGLRLRYTSLNSFTSKLPLLELESPKNHIGDTTNEAIHSGVVNGVLYEIEGAIAEYCNTYPNLTVILTGGDAHFLSKRLKNSIFATSNFLLEGLNHILAFNNSQ from the coding sequence ATGAATCTGGTTATTGATGTCGGTAATACCTCTATAAAAATTGGCGTTTTTCTAGAGACTTCCATGATTCATAAAGAAACCTTGAAGTCAGAAAATTTTAACAACGTAATACAAAAGGTTAGAAATGGTTATCCATTAATAAAACGGAGTATACTATCTTCTGTTTCGAATATTAAGGAAGAAGATGTTATTCTTCTCAAAAGCTTATTTGATGTATCAGTTTTGGATCACACCCTGATGATGCCTTTTAAAAACTTATATGCTACACCAACAACGTTGGGTGTAGATAGATTAGCTTTAGTAGCTGCATCTGTTCATCAGTTCCCTGCAAAGGACGCGTTAATAATAGATGCAGGAACGTGTATTACTTATGATTTTAAAAATAAAAAAGAAGAATATTTAGGTGGAGCCATCGCGCCTGGTCTCAGATTAAGATATACGAGTTTAAATAGTTTTACTTCGAAATTACCCTTATTAGAACTTGAATCTCCAAAAAACCATATCGGAGATACTACAAATGAAGCGATACACTCTGGAGTTGTGAACGGTGTGTTATACGAAATTGAAGGGGCAATTGCAGAATATTGCAACACTTACCCCAATTTAACAGTTATTTTAACCGGAGGAGATGCACATTTTTTGTCTAAAAGATTAAAAAATAGCATATTTGCCACCTCTAATTTTTTATTGGAGGGACTAAATCACATTTTAGCTTTTAATAATAGTCAATGA